gctgggctaacaacaaatgtagaattactgatgctagctttggatgtgctcgtggaagcagaacaacttgtgtcgtcgacagctgcaggtgtagtactgctggtagtagcagtactaccagtagaacaagtatgtgtctctatggacgcaggtcttactttttttaaacatttattaattttcgagcaaacggaatgagcagcagctacgtttggctacatacggacaattagtggaattcccgcgagagagtaatggttaatgtgattggatgttaattatttgactaggctacctgtatttgacattgtgttgttatttcgctgaacactagatgttttaattgtatttttggcagtgaaacgaggctactcaagcaagaaaaaaaactcacccaaatgtatagccttGTTGGAAAATATAGAtgaactgtttgaaaatgtgaaaaaaaatatcacatttttatttggcgtacccccgacggcattgtgcgtacccctgggggtactccagtttgggaatacctggtttAGAGGGATGAGGCAGAAGGTATGacaaataagtctggcagcccaactgattggcaaacgtactgcaaattaagaaatcatgtgactaaactgaataaaaagaaaaataacctatactatgaaacaaaaataaatgatataaagaatgatagtaaaaagctttggagcaccttaaatgacattttgggaaaaaaggcaaactcggctccatcattcacTGAATCAggtggctcattcatcacaaaacccactgatattgccaactactttaatgaccttttcattggcaagataagcaaacttagggatgacatgccagcaacaaacgctaacactacacatccaagtatatctcaccaaattatgaaagacaagaattgtacttttgaattccgtaaagtccgTTTGAAAGAGGTAAAAAAATTATTGTTgcctatcaacaatgacaagccaccggggtctgacaatctggatgtaaaattactgaggataatagcagacgatattgccacttatttgccacatcttcaatttaagcctactagaaagtgtgtgccctcaggcatggagggaagctaaagtcattccgctacctaagaatagtaaaccCCCCTTTACtagctcaaatagccaaccaatcagcctgttaccaacccttagtaaacttctggaaaacaAATTGTTTGACCAGAtgcaatgctatttcacagtaaacaaattgacaacagactttcagcatgcttatagggaaggacactcaacaagcacagcacttacacaaatgactgatgattatctgaaagaaattgataataaaatgattgtggggggtgtcttgttagacttcagtgcagcttttgacattattgattaTAGTCTACTGcctaaaaaatgtatgttttatggctttacaccccctgctataatgtggataaatgGTTACTTGTCTAACAAAACACAGAGGGTGTTTTTTTTTACTCTTTATTCAGTTTTACATACATaagacaacacaaaacaatataaataatatacaactagaaaaaataaaaaagactAGCTATAAAGATAACGTACTTcagacaagttaaacacaccatGCAGAAGGCTACAAAGGTTAAAGTGCAATCTGTAGTACAGGGACAGagtcaccattgttcctgtaaacagacAAGGGATAtgggtggagaaatgcaaccactcacactcacagacagtcatggCCACAGACcgaccatccactggaccaaaaaagtttacaatgctttTGTTATGTAGgtgtaaacaaaataaaaaacagcacAAAACAAGCTCACATTTTAGTCTCTGACAgggcaagatgaacaaggcatccacaccaagaaatgctcatccaacccTTGGATGAGCATTTGAGTATTTGGATGAGTATTTGACACAGGGGTGTCAAATACAGagttatttttgttttaatatgaatgccatcagaggatggactgtttaaagtaagaccggaatggagcccaagcctcataAAACAGTTTGGGATTCCCACGTgtattgaatttaaaaaaaaatctaatttcaaAGAGCACAACCCATCTCccacccaatatttataagatgggggaaCTGCCAACTTCCAGTTCTGGagtattagccgtctagctaaaagagttgtataagcaacagtgtccgTCTGAATTCTTGATACCTATGGGCAGGACTCCAAAAAGGGTTGTAATGGGAGACGGATCTATAACAGTGtcatatatatcagagaaacatttaaatattaattaccagaaacctgacagtttgTGACAGCCCCAAAACATATGATACTGGTTCCGTTTTACATCggacacaggtaggatcaaaatcagagaatattcttccaagttTGGCGAAGGACCAGTGGATACGGTTAAacaccttgaattgaatgaggctgtgtctagtgctaaaagaggatGAATGCAGCCTGTGCAacacagattcccaggtgtcttccccaagttcctcccccaaatccttttcccattGAGTTTTTAAAGGCAGCAAAGAAGGGTTCTATAAGTCATtaatgattgcatatacatctgtAACTGCACCACTAGGAAGCTTGTTTAGCTCAAAGATGCTCTCTACAGCTGTATTAgcaggcctatggggaaattcaggtgtgttagctctgacaaagttcctagtctgaAGATAGTGGAAGAAGtaggattgggggaggttgaactcTTCCTGTAGCcgagcaaaagaggcaaatgtatcatcaaagaataattgggctagtgaggagaggcccAGTGAATAAcatgttctgattgattgggcctgatagagaaaagcctcggaggcAAAAGGCTAAatgggagagacgagcacaacacagaagaaagtgcagcaggtttacacgattcagactccatctggacccagagtGGTCTTGGGCCAGTAGGATCGGTCTGCAGCCAGTACAaaagggctctgaaatttgcagcccaatagtatgtttgaaaatttggtagagctaaaccACCCAATGCCTTAGGCTTATGTAGATGTATTCTACAAATCCGTGGTACCTTTCCATCCCAAATAAAATacatgaatgtttgatccagtgaataaaaaaaagattttggaataaaaatggataaacattgaaataaatataaagATTTGGGgaacacattcattttaatgacattaatccttccaataagagaaagaggtagagactTCCCAAAAGTCAAAGATTATTTTaaactgtctgctagagcaacAATGTTTTCCTTAAACAAATTTGAATATgtccttgtcactttaactcccaagtaggtgaattgatcccAGACAATCCTAAACTGAAAGCTTGTAAAAGAGTACTTTAAAGCAGCCTTatttacaggaaaaagctcactcttgcctagatgcagcttgtaccctgagattgatccaaactTTTTAAGAATAGATAAGGCATGTGGTAATGTGGAATCAGGACTggagataaacaaaaggaggtcgTCAGCATATAGTGAGACTTTCTGCTCTAAGCCCATCCTGATTATACCTTGAATGGCATAATTAGAGTGCGGTGCGATGGTGAGGGACTCatttgccaaagcaaacaacaagggggagagtggacaatcctgtctggatccgcggtgcaagggaaaatagtcagaggacaagttgttCGTCCGTACCAAAGCCATGGgagaaaaataaagaatctttatctacgcaatgaatttggggccaaagccaaatctataaagggcAGCTGTTAGGTAGtcccactcaacgcggtcaaaAGCTTTTTCCGCATCGAGCGAGACCACCACCTCCAGGTCCCCCAATGCTggggagtactgtacagtatattcataaggcATCTAATATTGAAAAATGAATGCCTATTTCTCAtaaagccagtctggtcagagtgtattactGGGTGTAGTGAGCCTTCCATATGGGTGGCTAAGagcttggctaggattttgtaatcacagtttaaaagtGAGATTGGGCTATAGGATCcacattcacctactctgcatctcacaaagacacagtggttgaaaccaaaaatctaaaatttagactcatcagaccaaaggacagatttccactggtctaatgtccattgcttgtgtttcttggcccaagcaagtctcttattcttattggtgtcctttagtagtggtttctttgcagcaattcgaccatgaaggcctgattgacacagtctcctctgagcggttgatgttgagatgtgtctgttacttgagctctgtgaagcatttatttgggctgcaatctgaggtgcggTTAGCTCTAAGAAACTTGACTGACCTTctgatgtcttaaagtaatgatggactgtaatttctctttgcttatttgagctgttcttaccataatatggacttgttttttccccaaatagggctatcttctgtattccacctttaccttgtcacatcacaactgattggctcaaacgcattaagaaggaaagatattccacaaattaatttttaacaaggcacattccaggtgactacctcatgaagctggttgagagaatgccaagagtgtgcaaagctgtcatcaaggcaaagggtggctactttgaataatctcaaatatatcaaatataacactttaacacttttttggttactacatgattccatatgtgttatttcatagtttcgatgtcgtcactattattctacaatgtacaaaatagtaaaaataaagaaaaatatatTGTCAATAATCTAAAGACGCTTGCCTACCTCGCTTCCTCTCCTTCATCTGAAATAGTTGAAAAAGGATGCCTACCAGGAATTAACTTTCCACCTGCCCAATGCACGTATTACTGCAGATGGGGGAAAGGAGATAAGGAGATGAAGGACATTTTAGACTATTGAGATCCACCCAATACCTGGCTCTtaatctctacctctcctctgccCTCAGGTATCACTCTAAGCAACGGTCACATGTGGAAGACCCAGAGAAAGTTTGCTCATACCCACCTGCGATACTTCGGAGAAGGGAAGAAGGGACAGGAGCACTACATCCAGCTGGAGAGCAACTTCCTGTGTGAGGCTTTCAGAGAGGAGCAGGGTATGTATACGGTACGGTatatttagggttagggttactgctTTTTATTTTATAGAAATAACAACACTGCACTGTAGACATACACCAGACATGTACTGTACACATTCCTGTCATAACATTGTGAGAACACACTTGATACTTGCACACTCTATCAATATATAATGTCAAATGTGTCCCCTATAGAATAAGTGTAACCTTCATGTGCCTTTGGTCCACTTATACTTAacttactactactaataataataataaaataataaagacaCATGCAGGACAACAGTTGATGAGAGAATCCATCCAAGCTTTGCATAgccagtatgtgttactgttagGGGGAGGGTTCAACCCCCATTTCATCCTGAACAACGCGGTGGGGAACATTATCTCTTCTGTGGTGTTCGGCCATCGCTTCGAGTACAGCGATGAAAACTTCCAGAAGCTCCTACGCTTGGACAACGAGGTTGTGATACTATCCGGCTCTGCTCGGGCTCAGGTGGGTGTCAAGTTGTTGGCTGGTCAATGGTCTTAACTccttcagatgggatgttaaacttAGAGCCTAGCTCTCAGTGGTCAGAGCTCATGTCCCTGTCCATCACAAAACTATTTTGGTGAATTACCTGAAAAATCCTATCCTTTTATCATAACTATTATGCACATACAGTATAAACTGTTCTCCTGTAGTTTGATCTGTATGTGTAactctgtccctccctgtcccagCTGTATGATGCCTTCCCACACATCATGAAATACCTGCCTGGTCCCCACCAGACCATCCACTCCAACTACCAAAAGATCACCGACTTCCTGCAGGCAGAGATAGAGAAGCATCAGGAGGACTGGGATCCAGAGGACCCCCGGGACTACATAGACACATACCTCACAGAGATTGACAAGGTATGGTACCAGAATAGTAGCCAACACTAAGACAAAGGTCAAAGACACACATCACGTGAATGTAGCGAACCACTTCTACCAGACAGACAAGTCATGTTTTCTTTTATTTTGACACATTCCAATCCACCTTCTCCTTCAACGTTCTCAGAGGAAGGAGGACCCTAAAGCTGGCTTCAACACAGAGACTCTGGTGGTGTGTACTCTGGACCTGATCGAGGCTGGGACGGAGTCCACTGCCACCACCTTACGCTGGGCCCTGGTCTACATGATGAACTACCCAGAGATACAGGGTGAGTCGACTCTTCCACAGCACCCCTGAGTTTGATTGATCAATTGATTGATCCCTTCTCCTGTATCCCTCCAGATAAGGTCCAGGCTGAGATAGACAGAGTGATAGGACAGTCCCGCCAGCCCACCATGGCTGACAGACTCAACATGCCCTTCACTGACGCTGTCATCCATGAGACACAGAGGATAGGAAACATTTTGCCGCTGGGTTTCCCCAAGATGGCCAGCAAAGACACGAAACTTGGGGAATATTTCATACCCAAGGTAAGATACAGCATTAACACTCCTGAGTCCCTCCATTTGTCAAGTGAATGATTCTTGTCCCTGAACTTTTGTGACATTCAGCTCTCAAGGCTAGTAGAATACAAACAATAGCTACCAAAATCCATGCATGATTTGTACAGTTAGTCATTAATGTACCAACTTAACCATATGGCTGCTACAACTGATAATAGGCTATAGTCCTGCTCTGCACATTGCTGGGCAGGTGGGCAGTCTGTGAGTTACAGTATCTCTGTGCTATTCAGGGGACTGTTGTCAACACCAACCTGTCTTCGGTGCTGTTTGACAAAGACGAGTGGGAAACTCCAAACACTTTCAACCCAGAGCACTTCCTGAATTCTGAAGGACAGTTCAGAAGGAGAGATGCCTTCCTGCCTTTCTCAGCAGGTGATACAGCAGACCATCCGTACAACATGTATTATTTGTTGCTCAGGTTATGATCTTTGTGGGTTGTGTTTTCATGTTTTAATTACAAACTtgtgtgatgagtaaccttgcctgtGACCGGAAAACTTAATGTTAAGATTAAGAGCTCTTTATGGGTCAATTGTACAGAAGGTCCAACTGAAATTTGACATCTGCTTTTATCACAACCCGTCCGAAAGACACACGTATTCAGGTTTTTGGAGAGGTGGGGGGCTTCCACACTGAGTGCCCAGGAAGCTGTTGTTTTGGGGGGTTAAGTGCATTGCTCAGGGTTACAACGGTAGGCAATAGCATACATGATTTGATACCAGCAACTCTCCTGTTGCCAGCTCACTTCCAGACAGATTTTGTTCAGTTGAACCCTCCGGTTGCTGGCTCGCCTCTCAAACCACTAGGATATCTGCCACTCCTGAGCTTTTGACAAATGATCCGGGTTCAAACCCAGTCAGTCACATATCTTTCTCCCTCGGGTAAGCGTGTGTCTCCTCagattaaatgtgtgtgtgtctgtctctccagGTAAGCGTGCGTGTGTGGGGGAGCATCTGGCTCGTATGGAACTGTTCCTGTTCTTCTCCTCCTTGCTCCAGCGTTTCTCCTTGTCTCCGGTCCCTGGAGCCATGCCCAGTTTGGAGGGTGTCCTGGGGTTCACTCACTCCCCAGCGGAGTTCCTGGTCCGAGCCCTGCCACGGTGACCACCTCCTCACTTTGACCACTTCCCCCTTACTCTGATCAAAACATAGAGCAACACATGATGTCTCCAAACTGGCTGGCTGGAAGAAGCAGGAAACAGCTGTGAGTGTTGCGATTCACTGGACAGAGAGAAGTAGACTACAGGATATCATTACTGTGTATTTTATTGATTCAACTACAGGTAACTGCAATTTACGGAGCACTCAATATTGAACTAATAGCAATTTACTAACGCAGATTTACTAAAATTACACATATTCCAGGTCCAATTATAGATTCTCTCAATATACGTACTGAACATAGTGTTCTTGGTGTTTCTTTTTCTTTAACTTTTTTACACTTTTGAACAGAGTATTGATTTCCCTGTCATACAACTGTGTACTTTGTATCAAATAAAGATATCCAAAGGTGAATGACTTAAGGTTGATTTGAAAGCAGTGACCTGTGTTTAGTTATGGtcagtaggggagagtggggaaaTCGGGCCAAAGGGTTAGTTGAATCACCCCATGTTTCtaagaaaccatacacaaaatgaatcGTGTGACCAAATATttacagtggcttcagaaagtattcacaccccttgactttttccacattttgttgtgttacagcctgaatttaaaatatgttgtgttactgatctacacacaataccccataatgtcaaaagtggaattatgtttttagaatgtttacaaattcatgtaaaatgaaaaactgaaagtaagtattcaacccttttgttatggcaagcctaaataagttcaggagcaaACATTTGCTTAGCAAGTCACAAAATAAGTTGCATggtctcactctgtgtgcaatagtagtgtttaacatgatttgttaatgactaccccatctctgtaacccacacatacagttataTGTAAGTTCCCTCAGTGTAGCAGTGAatctcagacacgagaggtatgtggcagggtctacagtcaatcacggactacaaaagaaaaaccagcccgtcacggaccacgatgtcttgctcccagacaaactaaacaacttctttgctcgctttgagggcaatacagtgccactgacacggcccgctacc
This genomic window from Salvelinus namaycush isolate Seneca chromosome 8, SaNama_1.0, whole genome shotgun sequence contains:
- the LOC120052543 gene encoding cytochrome P450 2J2-like — its product is MILLAVLDCFDVKGWLVFIFVFLLVVDIVRNRTPTNFPPGPWSVPFLGNVFTGLDFKTIDKMAEDYGPVFSLRRGFDRVVFISGFKMVKEALVNQLDSFYDRPIVPLFHDTFKGIGITLSNGHMWKTQRKFAHTHLRYFGEGKKGQEHYIQLESNFLCEAFREEQGGGFNPHFILNNAVGNIISSVVFGHRFEYSDENFQKLLRLDNEVVILSGSARAQLYDAFPHIMKYLPGPHQTIHSNYQKITDFLQAEIEKHQEDWDPEDPRDYIDTYLTEIDKRKEDPKAGFNTETLVVCTLDLIEAGTESTATTLRWALVYMMNYPEIQDKVQAEIDRVIGQSRQPTMADRLNMPFTDAVIHETQRIGNILPLGFPKMASKDTKLGEYFIPKGTVVNTNLSSVLFDKDEWETPNTFNPEHFLNSEGQFRRRDAFLPFSAGKRACVGEHLARMELFLFFSSLLQRFSLSPVPGAMPSLEGVLGFTHSPAEFLVRALPR